In the genome of Carnobacterium viridans, one region contains:
- a CDS encoding FUSC family protein produces the protein MRIGARTLKTGISVALALAIPALLNFPSGSVLAAISAIFALQPSVKRSINTLKDRIIANLIGAFVAICITLTLGNHYIIVGLAACLLIAILNQLNLSSVIGLATVTLIVIMETTEDNFILYASIRVGATIMGVFIAFLVNTILFPPKYEEKLYHVTDYSTTEIMKFLRASVRKNSQYPILKKDLKWIKSELNRMDVYLSLFKDEGVTTRKKDRIQKLRKVVVYRQIIATTREAYNLSYTFHKYENSFNHFPKELRILIRERLETLLTAHEQILLKFNGRVSPDSVNFIAYKAPLRREFMQSFFDEASLEEYMHDDYGQSNAVIHIMSSILKYEEYLEHLNILVSSYKGNDWNPDTDISNIEHIEQ, from the coding sequence ATGAGAATTGGAGCACGAACGCTCAAAACTGGAATTTCTGTTGCGCTCGCATTAGCTATTCCTGCATTATTAAATTTCCCCTCAGGCAGTGTGTTAGCTGCTATATCAGCTATCTTTGCATTACAGCCTTCAGTCAAAAGATCCATCAATACACTAAAAGATCGCATCATTGCTAACTTAATTGGCGCTTTTGTTGCTATATGCATCACATTAACTTTAGGCAATCACTATATCATTGTCGGGTTAGCTGCTTGTCTGTTGATTGCTATCTTGAATCAATTAAATCTTAGCAGTGTGATTGGTTTAGCTACTGTAACGTTAATTGTGATTATGGAAACTACCGAAGATAATTTTATTCTTTATGCTTCTATACGAGTTGGAGCTACCATTATGGGGGTTTTTATTGCTTTCTTGGTGAATACAATTTTGTTCCCTCCAAAATATGAGGAAAAATTGTATCACGTTACCGACTATTCAACAACTGAAATTATGAAATTTTTACGTGCAAGTGTGCGAAAAAACAGTCAATATCCTATTCTAAAAAAAGATTTAAAATGGATCAAATCAGAGCTCAATCGAATGGATGTCTACCTTTCATTATTTAAAGATGAAGGAGTGACTACAAGAAAAAAAGATCGTATTCAAAAATTGCGTAAAGTCGTTGTTTATAGACAAATTATTGCAACAACAAGAGAAGCCTATAACTTATCTTACACGTTTCATAAATACGAGAACTCTTTTAATCATTTCCCAAAAGAGTTACGTATCTTGATACGTGAACGTCTGGAAACGTTACTCACAGCTCATGAACAAATCTTATTAAAATTTAACGGCCGTGTTTCACCAGATAGCGTAAACTTTATTGCGTATAAAGCCCCGCTGAGAAGAGAATTCATGCAGTCTTTCTTTGACGAAGCGAGTTTGGAAGAATACATGCATGATGATTACGGCCAAAGTAATGCAGTTATTCATATCATGTCCAGTATTTTAAAATATGAAGAATATCTAGAGCATTTAAATATCCTAGTTAGTAGTTATAAAGGAAACGACTGGAACCCAGATACAGACATTTCTAACATCGAACACATTGAACAATAA
- the ntdP gene encoding nucleoside tri-diphosphate phosphatase, whose protein sequence is MHIPKEGEYITIQSYKHDGSLHRTWRDTMVLKTSDQSLIGVNDHTLVTESDGRRWLTREPAIVYFHKHYWFNIIAMIRDNGVSYYCNLASPYALDEEGLKYIDYDLDIKVFPDGEKRLLDVDEYEDHSIKWNYPDDIDHILKENVKILVDWINEEKGPFSQDYVDIWYKRYQQLSHKQ, encoded by the coding sequence ATGCATATTCCAAAAGAAGGAGAATACATCACAATCCAAAGCTATAAACATGATGGCAGTTTGCATCGCACTTGGAGAGATACTATGGTACTTAAAACAAGTGATCAATCGTTAATAGGAGTGAATGATCATACTCTTGTAACGGAATCGGATGGCCGAAGATGGCTAACGCGAGAACCAGCAATTGTTTATTTTCATAAGCATTATTGGTTCAATATCATTGCAATGATAAGAGATAATGGCGTTTCTTACTATTGCAATCTCGCTTCGCCTTATGCATTAGATGAAGAAGGCCTGAAGTATATTGATTATGATTTAGATATCAAAGTCTTTCCAGATGGCGAAAAACGCTTATTGGATGTAGATGAGTATGAAGATCATAGCATAAAGTGGAATTATCCTGATGATATTGACCATATTTTAAAAGAAAACGTGAAAATTCTAGTAGATTGGATCAATGAAGAAAAAGGTCCCTTTTCACAAGATTATGTTGACATATGGTATAAACGCTATCAACAGTTATCACATAAGCAATGA
- a CDS encoding diacylglycerol/lipid kinase family protein gives MTKAMIIVNPSSGGEKAETYMEKLKKQLEPDFSELIIKKTKKAGDATTFCEDAALEKYEVVFVLGGDGTVSEAVNGLMLHQAQTILGIIPLGTVNNVARALGISTNPDVAIDSLKQLNVKKIDVGKVNNRYFISSTSVGPIPESVQEVDIEMKTKFGIFAYLIEGIKALKNDETYTFELDIEGEKWTADYSMLLIAMSNFVGGIGTVIPEAEVDDGSLHLVTLKETTMKEKLSLMPELFQNTDYTKNQLEHRSFKKATIRLLEDKEIKCTVDGDKGMTFPLELEAVPHSLMVLCSN, from the coding sequence ATGACTAAAGCTATGATTATTGTAAATCCTTCTTCGGGTGGAGAAAAAGCAGAAACATATATGGAAAAATTAAAAAAACAACTTGAGCCTGATTTTTCTGAACTTATCATTAAGAAAACAAAAAAGGCGGGAGATGCAACAACTTTTTGTGAAGATGCAGCCCTGGAAAAGTATGAAGTTGTTTTTGTATTGGGCGGTGATGGAACTGTTAGTGAAGCCGTTAATGGATTGATGTTGCACCAAGCTCAAACGATATTAGGAATCATACCGCTTGGAACAGTTAATAATGTTGCTAGAGCTTTGGGAATTTCAACGAATCCTGATGTAGCTATTGACTCACTAAAACAGTTGAACGTTAAGAAAATCGATGTAGGAAAAGTAAATAATCGCTATTTTATCAGTTCGACTTCGGTTGGTCCTATACCTGAATCGGTTCAAGAAGTAGATATAGAGATGAAAACAAAATTCGGCATTTTTGCTTATTTGATTGAAGGAATAAAGGCATTGAAAAATGATGAAACGTATACCTTCGAACTAGATATTGAAGGAGAAAAATGGACAGCTGACTATAGTATGCTTTTGATTGCCATGAGCAATTTTGTTGGAGGAATAGGTACCGTTATTCCTGAAGCAGAGGTTGATGATGGATCTCTCCATTTAGTAACTTTGAAAGAGACAACGATGAAAGAAAAATTAAGTTTAATGCCAGAATTGTTTCAAAATACAGATTACACAAAAAATCAATTGGAACACCGCTCGTTTAAAAAAGCAACGATTCGTTTGTTAGAAGACAAAGAGATTAAATGTACGGTTGATGGCGATAAGGGGATGACATTCCCGCTTGAACTTGAAGCAGTCCCGCATTCATTGATGGTTTTGTGTAGTAATTAA
- a CDS encoding LacI family DNA-binding transcriptional regulator, with amino-acid sequence MTTLNDVAKKANVSKMTVSRVINHPEQVTDELKKLVFEAMEELNYRPNVAAKALVNNRTQIIKLFILEEMDTTEPYYMHLLTGIARELDNRHYSLQLVTKNNFDIGACDGYIICGMRESDYDWISGATKPVVLFGENRHGYDFVDSNNKEGIAKATQYGIDLGYENIIFIGMDVKEPFEYSRESGYIITLQKNKRVSEIHRFENRSRYAAEFIKENWNKFKPNTLFICSSDRLAIGIQRGIINMGGSIPTDFGIIGYDGVFLDQIAFPQLTTVKQPVIQMGEACAKMVLNKIEQKNASQGELFFTPELIVRGTTIQKKSSQNVKHLF; translated from the coding sequence ATGACTACACTTAATGATGTTGCGAAAAAAGCGAATGTATCAAAAATGACTGTGTCCAGAGTGATTAATCATCCTGAACAAGTAACTGATGAATTAAAAAAACTGGTTTTTGAAGCAATGGAAGAACTTAACTACCGTCCAAATGTTGCTGCGAAAGCATTGGTCAATAACCGTACACAAATCATAAAATTGTTTATCCTTGAAGAAATGGACACTACAGAACCTTACTACATGCATTTGTTAACTGGTATCGCACGAGAATTAGACAATCGTCATTATTCTTTACAATTGGTTACTAAAAACAATTTTGATATCGGGGCATGTGATGGATACATTATTTGCGGCATGCGTGAGAGTGATTACGATTGGATAAGTGGTGCTACAAAACCGGTCGTTTTATTTGGTGAAAATCGGCATGGATATGATTTTGTTGATTCAAACAACAAAGAAGGAATTGCGAAAGCAACACAATACGGCATTGATTTAGGGTATGAGAACATCATTTTTATTGGGATGGATGTAAAAGAACCTTTTGAATATTCACGTGAAAGTGGGTACATAATTACTCTTCAAAAAAATAAGCGTGTATCAGAAATTCATCGTTTTGAAAATCGTTCGCGTTATGCTGCAGAGTTTATTAAAGAAAATTGGAATAAATTCAAACCCAACACACTCTTTATTTGCAGCTCAGATCGCTTAGCAATTGGGATCCAAAGAGGCATTATCAATATGGGTGGAAGCATACCAACTGATTTTGGTATTATTGGATATGATGGCGTTTTTCTAGATCAGATTGCCTTTCCTCAACTGACTACAGTAAAACAACCCGTTATTCAAATGGGAGAAGCTTGTGCTAAAATGGTGTTAAATAAGATCGAACAAAAAAATGCATCTCAAGGAGAACTTTTTTTTACTCCAGAATTAATTGTTAGAGGAACAACTATACAAAAAAAATCTTCTCAAAATGTTAAACACTTATTTTAG
- the mutY gene encoding A/G-specific adenine glycosylase, translating to MTLSESNLDAANKNDIYGIPMWSQEKIDRFRETLLSWYDLEKRDLPWRKNNDPYRIWVSEIMLQQTRVDTVIPYYLNFMNTFPTIEALAQAHEDILLKAWEGLGYYSRVRNLQFAAQQIMNDYNGEMPTDPKEISKLKGIGPYTTGAISSMAFGLPEPAVDGNVMRVLSRLFEIDADIAKPGNRKIFEAIMRELIDPYKPGDFNQAFMDLGSSICTPKNYHPELSPVKEFNQSYQNGTWEKYPVKSKKKKAKPVYYIGAIIKNSSGAFLLEKRPENGLLANMWTFPMIEEEIVIQETGIAHGTLTQIDDEEQTEQVVKKVMAELEKNYKIKPTLMEAPFAEVQHIFSHLKWFIAVYYGQLRAEEFIDIPENCYWVMPSDFDQYVFPGPQTKMWQSYLTKFDH from the coding sequence ATGACATTAAGTGAATCAAATTTAGATGCAGCGAACAAAAATGATATTTATGGTATTCCTATGTGGTCTCAAGAAAAAATCGATCGATTCAGAGAAACTCTTTTAAGTTGGTATGATTTAGAAAAGCGGGATCTACCATGGAGAAAAAATAATGATCCGTATCGTATTTGGGTCTCTGAAATTATGTTGCAGCAAACAAGAGTAGATACCGTTATTCCGTATTATTTAAATTTTATGAATACTTTCCCCACGATAGAAGCATTAGCACAAGCACATGAAGATATATTGTTAAAAGCTTGGGAAGGATTGGGGTATTACTCACGAGTTCGCAATCTGCAATTTGCAGCTCAGCAAATTATGAACGATTACAATGGAGAAATGCCAACAGATCCTAAAGAAATCAGCAAACTTAAAGGAATAGGACCGTATACAACTGGTGCGATTTCAAGTATGGCTTTTGGACTTCCTGAACCAGCTGTAGATGGGAATGTAATGCGTGTGTTGAGCCGGTTGTTTGAAATTGATGCGGATATTGCTAAGCCGGGCAATCGCAAAATTTTTGAGGCTATCATGCGAGAATTGATTGACCCCTATAAACCAGGAGACTTTAATCAAGCGTTTATGGATCTGGGTTCAAGTATCTGTACGCCTAAAAATTATCATCCGGAACTAAGCCCTGTCAAAGAATTTAATCAGTCTTATCAAAATGGCACATGGGAGAAATACCCGGTAAAAAGTAAAAAGAAGAAAGCAAAACCGGTTTATTATATAGGAGCGATTATTAAAAATTCAAGTGGTGCTTTTTTACTAGAAAAGCGCCCTGAAAATGGCTTGCTGGCTAATATGTGGACTTTTCCAATGATTGAGGAAGAAATAGTGATTCAAGAGACGGGAATTGCACACGGAACATTGACTCAGATAGACGACGAAGAGCAAACAGAACAAGTGGTAAAAAAAGTCATGGCTGAACTGGAAAAGAACTACAAAATTAAGCCAACTTTAATGGAAGCACCCTTTGCTGAAGTTCAGCATATTTTCAGTCACTTAAAATGGTTCATCGCTGTTTATTATGGACAATTACGAGCAGAGGAATTTATTGATATTCCTGAAAACTGTTATTGGGTGATGCCTTCTGACTTTGATCAATATGTATTTCCGGGCCCTCAAACTAAAATGTGGCAGAGTTATTTGACAAAATTTGATCATTAA
- a CDS encoding general stress protein produces the protein MDRRVEGTYTSKEETVSAVERLINEGYASDEIIIVTNEKHEKELEDLTLVEVDAVNPTEGLSLWEKLKESFSFGRYNSDEVSNPFEEYGVEEDIGEHYTEALESGEIVILVNSAGPSKTQQLSQVNEEVLNGHAEQVAKDPVKAPTKEKTDAIPGEGEQFDPSKAQSSREDIEGNPVTAPDKQSSNSDVSISPITTNQKQDDKILSSENEGHVYPDNISKGVVDGGDSSHSKGIEKTSESKPELNSTQPESDAYYSNSYEEAGGKTIRKDDEDK, from the coding sequence ATGGATAGAAGAGTTGAAGGAACATATACATCAAAAGAAGAAACGGTAAGTGCAGTAGAAAGACTCATTAATGAAGGATATGCTTCAGATGAAATTATTATTGTGACCAATGAAAAACATGAAAAAGAATTAGAAGATTTGACCCTGGTAGAGGTTGATGCTGTAAATCCTACTGAAGGATTGTCTCTTTGGGAAAAATTAAAGGAATCTTTCAGTTTTGGGCGATACAATTCGGATGAAGTTTCTAATCCTTTTGAAGAATATGGTGTGGAAGAAGATATTGGCGAACATTATACAGAAGCTTTAGAAAGCGGAGAGATTGTTATTCTAGTCAATAGTGCTGGTCCATCAAAAACACAACAGTTGTCTCAAGTAAATGAAGAAGTACTAAATGGTCACGCTGAACAAGTAGCGAAAGATCCAGTTAAAGCTCCTACAAAAGAAAAAACGGATGCTATACCTGGAGAGGGAGAACAATTCGATCCTTCTAAAGCACAATCGTCTAGAGAAGATATCGAAGGAAATCCTGTAACAGCTCCAGATAAACAAAGTTCAAATTCAGATGTGTCTATTAGTCCGATTACGACGAATCAAAAACAAGATGACAAGATACTGTCATCAGAAAATGAAGGTCATGTATATCCTGACAATATCAGTAAAGGTGTTGTGGATGGAGGAGATTCTTCTCACAGCAAGGGAATTGAAAAAACATCAGAATCTAAGCCTGAACTGAACTCAACACAACCCGAAAGTGATGCGTATTATAGTAATAGTTACGAAGAAGCTGGCGGAAAAACGATTCGAAAAGATGACGAAGATAAATAA
- a CDS encoding glutamate-1-semialdehyde 2,1-aminomutase, producing the protein MLNHTQSDRLAHEANQVIVGGVNSPSRSFKGVGGGNPVTMARGDGAYLYDVDGNRYIDYLAAFGPIITGFNHPHIAKAIKRAADTGVLFGTPSEHEVTFAKMLTSAIPSMDKVRFTNSGTEAVMTTVRVARAYTNRELIVKFTGQYHGHFDLVLVEAGSGPSTLGTTDSGGVTVGTSKEVITVPYNDSESYKAVMEKFGDKVAAVLVEPIVGNFGMVGPKPGFLEAVNEITHKYGALVIYDEVITNFRFHYGAAQDMLGVIPDLTAFGKSIGGGLPIGAYGGPAHIMDTVAPLGPAYQAGTMSGNPLSMQAGIACLEVLQEPGIYERMADFASQLKDTLLAAGKKYNIPTVVNQIGGSLTVYFSDHPIEDYADAKNTDSERFGRFFKAMLDEGINLAPSKYEAWFLTIMHTQKDIDETKKAIDKAFSKLS; encoded by the coding sequence ATGTTGAACCATACTCAAAGCGATCGGTTGGCCCACGAAGCGAACCAAGTTATTGTTGGAGGAGTGAATAGTCCGAGCCGCTCATTTAAAGGCGTTGGCGGAGGTAATCCGGTTACCATGGCGCGTGGAGATGGAGCCTACTTATATGATGTTGATGGCAATCGATATATTGACTATTTAGCAGCTTTTGGACCGATTATAACGGGATTCAACCATCCTCATATTGCAAAAGCAATAAAAAGAGCTGCAGATACAGGTGTGTTATTTGGTACGCCATCTGAACATGAAGTGACTTTTGCAAAGATGTTAACCTCAGCTATTCCTTCAATGGATAAAGTACGTTTTACAAATTCGGGAACTGAAGCTGTTATGACAACCGTTCGTGTTGCTCGCGCGTACACAAATCGTGAATTGATTGTTAAGTTTACTGGCCAATACCATGGTCATTTTGACCTTGTTCTCGTTGAAGCCGGCAGCGGTCCTTCTACACTAGGTACGACAGATTCTGGTGGAGTCACAGTAGGTACATCAAAAGAAGTGATTACTGTACCTTACAATGATAGTGAATCTTACAAAGCAGTTATGGAAAAATTTGGAGACAAAGTTGCGGCTGTTTTAGTGGAACCAATCGTCGGAAACTTTGGTATGGTAGGCCCTAAACCTGGATTTCTGGAAGCAGTCAATGAAATCACTCATAAGTATGGAGCTTTGGTCATCTATGACGAAGTAATCACTAACTTCCGTTTCCATTACGGTGCCGCTCAAGATATGTTAGGAGTCATTCCTGATTTAACAGCATTTGGAAAATCCATTGGTGGAGGATTACCGATTGGTGCATATGGTGGTCCAGCACATATTATGGATACTGTAGCTCCTCTTGGACCTGCTTATCAAGCTGGTACAATGTCTGGAAATCCACTTTCTATGCAAGCTGGAATTGCTTGTTTAGAAGTTTTACAAGAACCTGGAATCTATGAAAGAATGGCTGACTTTGCTAGTCAATTAAAAGATACTCTTCTTGCGGCTGGTAAAAAATATAATATTCCAACAGTTGTGAACCAAATTGGTGGATCACTGACCGTCTATTTCTCAGATCATCCAATTGAAGATTATGCAGATGCAAAAAATACAGATTCCGAAAGATTTGGAAGATTTTTTAAAGCCATGTTGGACGAAGGCATCAATCTTGCCCCAAGTAAATATGAAGCTTGGTTTTTAACTATCATGCATACACAAAAAGATATTGATGAAACCAAAAAAGCGATTGATAAAGCTTTTTCTAAACTTTCTTGA
- a CDS encoding Fur family transcriptional regulator, producing the protein MTSHHLVAHSIEKLKRAHIRITPQRYGILEYLIENDNHPTADEIYQALSGRFPNMSVATVYNNLRLFTKVGFVDEMNYGDASSRFDFTSAQHYHAICEECGRIEDLYYPGLEDIGEVTTTLTGFKVKRHRLEIYGICPECQLKLEEQTGDRY; encoded by the coding sequence ATGACCTCACACCATTTAGTTGCTCATTCGATTGAGAAATTAAAACGTGCGCATATACGTATTACTCCGCAGCGCTATGGCATTTTAGAATATTTAATTGAGAATGACAACCATCCGACAGCGGATGAAATTTATCAAGCTTTGTCAGGTAGATTTCCAAATATGAGTGTGGCAACCGTTTATAATAATTTACGACTGTTTACAAAAGTAGGTTTTGTAGATGAGATGAATTATGGAGATGCTTCAAGTCGATTTGATTTTACTTCTGCACAGCATTACCATGCTATTTGTGAAGAGTGTGGAAGAATTGAAGACCTTTATTATCCAGGATTAGAGGATATTGGTGAAGTCACGACTACTCTGACTGGCTTTAAGGTTAAGCGACATCGATTAGAAATTTACGGAATCTGTCCCGAATGTCAATTGAAATTAGAGGAACAAACAGGAGATAGGTACTAA
- a CDS encoding SDR family oxidoreductase — translation MTNSDKETQKPKKNYLINDDSKNINPEPQTEDPNYKAAGKLKGKTAIITGGDSGIGQAVAIAFAKEGADVAIGYLESEDDATYTKNRIEKIGQKALVFKGDVGQESYAKEVVSKVIEEWGHLDILVNNAGEQHVQEKIGDITAEQLDRTFRTNIFSQFYFVKAAMPHLSEGASIINTTSITAYRGSEHLLDYSATKGAITAFTRSLSQNSEVIDKKIRVNGVAPGPIWTPLIPATFTEEQLKDWGKGGAIERAGQAFELAPTYVYLASTDSSYVSGQVLHVNGGVVING, via the coding sequence ATGACAAATTCTGATAAAGAAACTCAAAAACCAAAGAAAAATTATTTGATTAATGATGACAGCAAAAATATTAATCCAGAGCCACAAACCGAAGATCCAAATTACAAAGCAGCAGGTAAACTTAAAGGTAAGACAGCTATCATTACTGGCGGAGATAGTGGAATCGGACAAGCTGTAGCGATTGCATTTGCAAAAGAAGGCGCAGATGTTGCTATTGGCTATCTAGAGTCAGAAGATGATGCAACCTATACAAAAAATCGAATTGAAAAAATTGGTCAAAAAGCTTTAGTATTTAAAGGTGATGTAGGACAAGAGTCTTATGCTAAAGAGGTAGTGTCAAAAGTAATCGAGGAATGGGGCCACCTAGACATTTTAGTCAATAATGCCGGTGAGCAGCATGTCCAAGAGAAAATTGGTGATATAACCGCAGAACAATTGGATCGAACATTTAGAACCAATATCTTTAGTCAATTTTACTTTGTGAAAGCTGCGATGCCTCATTTATCAGAAGGGGCATCAATTATTAATACAACATCGATTACAGCTTATCGTGGGAGTGAGCACTTGTTAGATTACTCAGCTACTAAAGGTGCCATTACGGCTTTTACAAGATCACTTTCTCAAAATAGTGAAGTGATTGATAAAAAGATTCGCGTAAATGGTGTGGCTCCGGGTCCAATATGGACTCCGCTTATACCAGCTACTTTTACAGAAGAACAATTAAAGGACTGGGGTAAAGGCGGAGCAATAGAAAGAGCTGGTCAAGCTTTTGAATTAGCACCGACGTATGTCTATTTAGCAAGCACAGACTCTAGTTATGTTTCTGGTCAAGTGTTACATGTTAATGGTGGAGTGGTCATAAACGGCTAA
- a CDS encoding general stress protein: MNKVVIGSFSNVQETTACVEQLIAEGHSTDSIKIVTTNQNPATIQGQTGVEIDKVSVEEKESFWNKFKQSFADSDEDSALENFGVDEASAEQYNTSLEKGEFIVLADKVANTKTNLTKETSRTVGQAGQGVREVRNASQPTDEVSYANDGNDYLNNAEVPLTNQFTEQDEFDESSSVKTDLTDTTVPETIEEDDVMADSIRQENKPRLQDNQDNESTNGAFSKDQDRRDDTRDVVTPPIDPLNHQEYDPNDNPLQGRPPTGSVPKDEPSGPSSQNQEELDLPNFDGSTLSGQPRNDPKRDFPN; the protein is encoded by the coding sequence ATGAATAAAGTAGTTATTGGTTCATTTTCAAATGTACAAGAAACAACGGCTTGTGTAGAGCAATTGATTGCAGAAGGCCATTCAACAGACAGTATTAAAATTGTAACGACTAATCAAAATCCTGCAACGATTCAAGGTCAGACAGGTGTAGAAATCGATAAAGTTTCAGTGGAAGAAAAAGAATCTTTCTGGAATAAATTTAAACAGTCATTTGCTGATTCAGATGAGGATTCAGCGTTAGAAAATTTTGGTGTAGACGAAGCTAGTGCAGAACAATACAATACGTCTTTGGAAAAAGGTGAATTCATTGTACTTGCGGATAAAGTAGCAAATACAAAAACCAATTTAACTAAAGAAACTTCTAGAACTGTTGGTCAGGCAGGGCAAGGTGTGCGAGAAGTCAGGAATGCTTCACAACCGACCGATGAAGTGAGTTATGCAAATGATGGAAATGACTATTTAAACAATGCAGAAGTTCCGTTAACGAATCAGTTCACAGAACAAGATGAATTTGATGAAAGCAGCAGTGTGAAAACTGATTTAACCGACACCACAGTTCCTGAAACAATCGAGGAGGATGATGTTATGGCAGATTCGATTAGACAAGAGAACAAACCTAGATTACAAGATAATCAAGATAACGAATCAACGAATGGTGCATTTAGTAAAGATCAAGATCGAAGGGACGATACTAGAGACGTGGTGACTCCTCCTATTGATCCATTAAATCATCAAGAGTACGATCCTAATGACAACCCATTACAAGGAAGGCCTCCAACAGGTTCAGTACCAAAAGATGAACCATCTGGGCCAAGTTCACAAAACCAAGAAGAGTTAGATTTACCTAATTTTGATGGCAGCACATTATCTGGCCAGCCAAGAAATGATCCAAAAAGAGATTTTCCAAATTAA
- the recX gene encoding recombination regulator RecX, which translates to MIYKLNSGDKDSSTSALPKITKIEAQKRKGRYNIYLDGEYAFPVDETILIKHILHKGMEISKTFRQELEIEDGYRKAYTRALVYLNYSLRSIKEVKDDLIAHEFTSETADQVVEQLKEQGYLNDLMYAESYTRTAANVSGKGPYVIKRELKKRGVKDETIEEAMEQYPFDQMVENGVALAEKVMRRSSQHSSRETNNKIRQNLMQKGFQSDVITQVLEEINTEKEVDDEYEALKTQGDKIWRKQTKLTGAKKIQKVKSGLFQKGFSGDLITQYINEKEMEEEEE; encoded by the coding sequence ATGATTTATAAACTCAATAGTGGAGATAAGGACTCTTCGACATCTGCATTACCTAAAATCACAAAAATTGAAGCGCAGAAACGAAAAGGTCGCTACAATATTTATTTAGATGGAGAATATGCTTTTCCTGTTGATGAAACTATTTTAATTAAGCACATTTTGCATAAAGGAATGGAGATTTCAAAAACCTTTCGTCAAGAATTAGAGATAGAAGATGGTTACCGCAAAGCTTATACGAGAGCGCTTGTTTATTTGAACTATTCTTTGCGTTCAATAAAAGAAGTAAAAGATGATTTAATCGCTCATGAATTTACTAGTGAAACTGCTGATCAAGTTGTTGAACAATTAAAAGAACAAGGTTACTTAAACGATTTAATGTATGCTGAAAGTTACACAAGAACCGCTGCAAATGTTAGCGGAAAGGGGCCTTACGTGATAAAAAGAGAGTTGAAAAAACGTGGAGTTAAAGATGAAACGATTGAAGAAGCAATGGAACAATATCCGTTCGATCAGATGGTTGAAAATGGTGTTGCCTTAGCAGAAAAAGTTATGCGCCGTTCTTCGCAACATTCATCCAGAGAGACTAACAACAAAATTCGTCAAAACTTAATGCAAAAGGGATTTCAGTCTGATGTTATCACACAAGTATTGGAAGAAATTAATACAGAAAAAGAAGTAGATGATGAGTACGAAGCATTAAAAACACAAGGTGATAAAATTTGGCGCAAGCAAACGAAGTTAACCGGAGCTAAAAAAATTCAAAAAGTTAAAAGCGGATTATTTCAAAAAGGATTTTCTGGCGATTTAATTACGCAATACATCAACGAAAAAGAAATGGAAGAAGAGGAAGAATGA